The Paenibacillus beijingensis nucleotide sequence CACTTAGAACACATCGAGCAATTAAAGGAGCATATCGAGACGGTTCAAGTCGAAATCGATCGCCTGCTCCAGCCCTATCGCGAGGAAGTAGAACTCCTGAAAACCATTCCCGGTATTCAAGAAGATGCAGCGGCGAGCATCCTATCGGAGATTGGTACCAATATGTCGGAGTTCCAAACGGAGAAGCACATCGCTTCCTGGGCGTCCGTATGTCCGGGGAATAACGAAAGCGCAGGTAAAAAGAGGAGTTCCAAGAAGAATAAAGGGAACAAGAACTTGAAAGCCGTCTTATGCCAAGTAGCCTGGGCAGCTTCTATGAGCAAAAATACCCGACTTGCCGCCTTTCACGCACGTGTCGTGAAGCGACGAGGACCTAAGAAGGCAGCGATGGCGACAGCACACCTCATATTAAAGATTTGCTATTTCGTCTTAAAGGACAAAAAACCATACGAAGAATTAGGATGGGATTACTTACCCCAAAAAGAAAAAGGACTCGACTATTGGAAGAGAAAGATCGAGTCCATGGGATATTTCATCCAAATACAGGATAACCAATCCGCCTAACTTTTAAAAAATTCTGAAAAGAAATTTTGGGGTAGTGGTTTTTTTGCGCCAAAACGAGGAAACCCGCATTTTCGTATAAAATGATAAATTAAACAGACTGGCCAGCTCGTCCAAATCTTCAAGCGTAGATTGTCCGACGATATAGGCGCTCATCAAGCGATTCACCCTTTCGTTCATTAAGAAGCGATTATTGATCCGCTGCGCGGGATATGAGTTCAAACTCTTAGCTGAACTCAGTTTATGCGCCAGCCGCGGGGCTAAGGAAGTGCTGCTCGGTGTATTCGACGGACTGCCGGGTCTGGACGAGGCATTTCGAGAAACATACCCGAAAGCCGATGTACAGCACTGTATCGTTCACAAAGTGCGCGCCACCTTCCCTAAGATCCGGGTGGAGCATAAGACAGACGTCATCAACGACCTAAAAACAATCTACAACGCGGTCGACCATGACACGGCGCTTGCCGCCTTCGATACGGTCAAAGCGAAGTGGGGCAAGCTCTATCCGAAAGAAATGAAGTCTTGGGAAAGCCAGCTGTCGACCCTGCTTACGTTCTACAAGTATCCAGCCATGATTAAGAAAGCGATCCACACTTCTAATGCAATTGAGCGCATGAATAAGGAATTTCGCAAGCGACTCAAGCCAATGAACAGTTTGACGAACATGGATGCTGCCGAGAAGGTCGTGTACCTCCAAAGTATCGAGTACAACGAGATGTATGCGGAACGTGTCATACCGGGATTCGGTGTTCAGGAGGTCAAAAAGGCACTAAACGAGATGTTCGATGCACGCTATCCGTCGTGTGCCGATTAACCAATAATTTCCGACCCGGATGGGAGGAACCCCCATCCGCAACATCGTCAGAACATTCAAACAGAAATGCTGTCCACTTTCCCAGATGGTATATCCTACCGCCTTACACAAACTTCTTGACGCTACCGGGTTCCACATACTATTCATGAATAATATGTGGAACCTTTTATGTTTAACTATCGTTCGTAGCCGAAAGTATATAAATTTTAGTTCTTGAGCCAAAATTGCACTTCATGATTACTGAATTCATTCATTATCAAAGTAGAAAATATCTGCTCATTTTTAACCTCAAGAATGTACTCCTTATACACATAATCTCTACCGCCATTTTTTTCATACCATTTATTTATTCGATCGATGTGTTCACTGTCTCCCCTAACCATCGTTTCTATTTCCTTGTACTTCTCATAACTGTCGTACTCCCAAATAGCGAATATTTCAGTCGTCGATTTATTACTCGGTATCATCCATCTTCCAACTAATCGAGCTCCATGTTTAATTTGGTTAGGCAAATTAGTTTCATTAAAATGTGCATTAAAAATATCAACAAACTCATTTTTTACGATGTAAAACTTCCTTCTATAAAACAAAATCGCCACATCCTTTCTAAAGTCTAAAAAATAATTACTTTGTGTTTTTCAGTCATTTTCCCTCTAGCTGAGCCACGATCACCTTTACGCCAAGTGCTTGAATTCGGTCGATTGCCTCTGGGTCTGCATCCTCATCTGTAATTAACAGATCTAAATCTTCAATCCGGCCAGCTTTCGCAAATCCTTCGTTGCCAAGGGAATGGTGCGTGGCAATTCCGATGCGGCGGCGAGATGCAGCAGATACGGCCCGACCGAATGCCCCTACTTCAGGAGTGGCCACAAAAATCCCTTCCTCCGAGATGCCGCCCCCAGTGACGAAGCTGACATCAAACTTAAACAGGCGGATGAATTCTGTCGCTAGTACGTCGGTAATATTTCCTGACGGCTTTACCCGACCACCAATTAGGAAGGTTTCAATCCACTGTCGTTCCCTTAAAGCATCGGCTACCCGCATGCTGTTTGTAACGATTGTAATTGGCAGTTGTTCAGGCAGATGCTTCAATAGCACATAAGATAAAGATCCGCTGCCAATAAATACAGTATCGCTTTCCCGAATATACGATACAGCTAGTTTAGCAATCGCATTACCTTGCGGAGTTCCTTCACCGTATCGTATTTCTGGTGGGGGTGGGGCTTGTCGAACCTTCGTGGATGGAATCGCACCGCCGTGGGTTTTCTTGAGCAATCCCTGATCCTCCATAATGGAGAGGTCACGCCTGATTGAATCGATGGAAACCTTGAACTTTTCCGCCAAGTCTTTGACCATTACGCGTTTTTCTTCATTCAATAATGCTAGGATTTTTTCCCGACGCTCTTCAGCAAACATCCCCGCGTCTTCCTTTTGCACGCATTATTCCTCCTTAATATTCACTTTCACTCCTACAATAACTCGATTATATTCGTTAATATGCTGTTTTGTAAATATTTTCTGCAATATTCATCTTTAAAATACTGTTTTATGCATCTTTTTCGGCTTACAGTTCTGCTGTGCAATCAACTACTCTGCTGCCCGTTATAGCTTAATGAGTGAGTTAAAATTTATCGTAAACCTGAGCATAAGCCTTTTTCATTTGCTCTCGCAGCACTTTGTTTTCATTCTCCAATGCCTTGATTTTGCGTTTTTTGGCATCATTCGTTTCACGCTTTACTTGCTTTGGTGTAAGGGCCTGGGATTGTTGATTCATGTTGGGCACCAATCAACTTGAAACAATAGAGCATTAAAAATGTGGTGAAAAAGTATTCGAATTCGCAGTACCAAGTCCCAATCCATGGAAAACTAATAGGAACAAATCCAAGCTGTAAATTTTAGACAATATGAGTCTCACAATTCCCGATGTTCCATTTACATAAAAAAATTCGGAACTTCTTATTTTATTAAAGAGGTATCAAGCTACCCCGAAAATTACTATTAGCTCAGACCCAAAAATGGCAGCACGAAACTAAGCCCAGCTTTTATGGTTTTTAAAAACTGTGCTTCTTCGCAATTTTGAGACATTGAAACGCTAAGAGGCCTCCGAATTAAAGAGGGCTACCTGAAAACCAAGATTCTCAAGCTTTCGTACGGCTTGTCTCACGATCGCTTCTTGTTGTCGCTGTTCAAAATAATGACTTCCTAAATCTTTGTAATCTTCTTTTCGTGTAAGAACGTAATAAACAATGGTCATGATGGAGTGCGCGACGGCTACGGCTGCTCGGTGTCTGCCTTTTCGGGCGGCAATGCGTCTGTACTGTGCTCCTAGGTAGTTGTCGGATCTGCATACGGAATGGGCGACTTCAATCAGTGCCGCTCGGAGATATTTGTTGCCTTTGCGAGTTTTTGAGGATTTTCGTTTTCCGGCACTTTCATTCTGCCCTGGAACTAGGCCCGCCCATGAACAGAGATTAGGGGCGGATGGGAAGCGCGAACCGACATCAGTCCCAACTTCGGCAAGGATTTGTTCTGCGGTTCGTCGGCCGATCCCTGGAATGGTATCTAGACGTTCAATGTCTTGCTGAAAAGGGTCGAGCCGTTTGGCTACCTCCGTATCCAGTTCGAGAATCTGCTCATTCAGAAAATCGACGTGTGTGAGCATCGTTTTCAGCATGATCCGTTGGTGGGCACTCATGTTGCCGCGTAAGGCCAATTCCAACTCTTCCTTCTTTTTCTTCAGTGTTCGTCGCGCGAAAGCTGCCAGCTTTTCGGGATCTTCTTCTCCCTCGATCATGGCCCCCATCATATCGCGGCTGCTCACGCCCATAATGTCGGAGACAACAGCAGCGAGCTTAATGTTGGCGCCTTCAAGGACCTTCTGAACCCGGTTATGTTCACGAGAGCGTTCCTGAATCAGGCTGCGACGGTAACGGACTAATTCGCGGAGTTCGCGTTGGTTACGGTCCGGAATGTAGCTGGGTTTGAGCAGTCCATGACGCAGAAGGTTACAGATCCACTCGGCATCTTTTACATCCGTCTTCCTGCCGGGAACAGCTTTAATGTGCTGTGCGTTTACGACGAGGAATTGAATCTCCTCGGCTTCAAGCAGGTTGACGATTGGTTTCCAGTAAACACCGGTACTCTCCATGTCCACGTGCGTACAGCGATGCTGCTTGATCCAGTCGATTAAATCCAGCAGGAACACCGTATGCGTACGAAAGGTCTTAATCTCCTTTCCTTCGGGAGTCATGACGCAAGCGGTAATGGACTTCTTGTGAACATCCAAACCGCAAGCGCGCTCGATGAGGACATCCATAACATTCACCTTTCTACGGCAATTGAAATTGAGGACTGGTGCAACAACCAGAAAGGATTACTCTACCCCGCGTGCTTCCCAAAAGGAGCGACATACCGTGGTGCACCGTGATCGTCGTAGTCAGACTAACGGATGGGTTCGCGACACCATAGCTTAACGACCTTCCTCACCAGCCGTAAGAATAGTATAGAACGCCGCACCAAAATTTTCATTACTCTGTGGTGCCCCGAGAGGGGCATGGATGGCTAACGGGCAGGATAGTGAAAATGTAAAATCCGTGTCAGAGCAAACACTATTGACAAAACCATCTACTGCGTGATACTTTATAGCTGTAGTAAGTAATACTCCATACCAGTCATACAGAATAGCTAGGAGTGATTGTGCTGGAAAACCTAACGGAAATGCTCAAAGGCGTGCTTGAGGGCTGCGTCCTTGACATTATAAGCCGCAAAGAAACCTACGGCTACGAAATCACGCGGCGGCTGAACGCTCTCGGCTTCACAGATGTTGTGGAGGGTACCGTATACACCATCCTGATCAGACTTGAAAAAAACAAGTTGGTGGAGATCACCAAGAAGCCCTCCGACATGGGACCGCCGCGAAAGTTTTTCACGATCAACGACGCGGGGCGTGAGGAGCTGCGGAGGTTCTGGGAAAAATGGGAGTTCGTCTCATCAAAAATTAACGATTTAAAGGAGAAAAAACAATGAATTTTTGGGAAAAAATCACCGGCAGCGACATGACTAAAGAATTGAAAACTTTTGAATCGCGAGCCAAAAAGCTGCCGGCTGATTATCAAGCGGCATGGGAAAAAATTAATGCCAATCTTTGGCCGCACTCAGATTTCACCGGTCGCAACCTCATGCCAATTCTTGACGGTGTGCTTGGCCTGCTCGAAGAAACGGCGGCGGACGGTCAGAGTGTCCAAGAGGTTTTGGGTGACGATATCAAAGGCTTCTGTTCAGCGCTGGCCGGCGAAGCAGGGGCAAAGTCTTTTCGCGACAAGTGGCGCGAGCAACTCAACAATAATATCGCTAAAAAATTAGGTAAATAGGAGGATAAAATGAGAATACGAGATATCATCGAAGGCAAAAAAGAGTGGCGAGCGCACGTGGCGCGTGTCAAAGCGCTCCCGCAGGATTATCAGATTGTTTATAAAGAGATTCAAAAATATCTCTTTAAGGTCGGCCCTGTTGAGCTAACCGACGGGACGGGTTTGCTCTCGGGGATTATCGATCTTTTTGAAGAGGGCGCGGCCTTGGGGAAAGGCGTGCTCGAAGTGACAGGCAGTGACGTAGCGGCTTTCTGCGACGATCTAATCAAAGATTCAAAAACTTACGCTGACATCTATCAAGAATCTGTTGACCAAGAAGTTAACAAGGCCATGAAAAAGGTTACGGATAAAACAAAGTAAAAGGGGATATCGGGATGGAAAAAGTAATTGAAGTGAAAGGTCTGCGAAAGTCTTTCAAGGACACAGAAGTCCTAAAGGGCATCGATTTTGAAGTGAAGCGAGGTGAGATTTTCGCCCTGCTCGGCTCCAACGGCGCGGGCAAGACGACGTTTGTCAGAATCCTCACCACGCTGCTCAAACAGGACGGAGGCACCGCCACCGTAAACGGATTTGACGTCGCTTCAAAACCCGAGAATGTGCGGCATGCGATCAGTCTGACCGGGCAATTTGCCGCCGTGGACGAGATATTGACCGGGCGGGAAAATCTTATCATGATCGCCAAACTGCGACACCTTAAACATCCGCGCCATGTCGCGGATGATTTACTGAATCGCTTCGGCTTGAACGACGCCGCCGACCGCAGGGTGTCCACCTATTCGGGCGGTATGCGCCGCAGGCTCGACATTGCCATGAGCCTGATCGGAAAACCGCAGCTCATTTTCCTCGACGAGCCGACCACAGGTCTTGACCCCGAGGCACGCATTGAGGCTTGGAAGATTGTCAAGGAGCTTGCCGACGATGGCACAACGGTATTCCTGACCACTCAGTATTTGGATGAGGCTGAACAACTTGCCGATAGAATTGCCATTTTGCATAAGGGGAGGATTATTGCCAATGGCACGCTTGAGGAACTGAAAAAGCTGTTCCCGCCCACAAAGACGGAGTACGTGGAAAAACAACCTTCATTGGAGGAGATATTCCTCGCAATCATTGGTAAAAAGGAGGGAGAGTAACAATGAATGAGCATTTTTTCAGCGACATGAGCGTGATGCTTGGACGTTCCATGCGCCATATTTTGCGAAGCATGGACACCATCTTCACGGTTTGCATCACTCCGATTGCAATGATGCTACTGTTCGTCTATGTGTTTGGCGGCGCAATCCAAAGCGGTATGGATAACTATGTGAACTACCTGTTGCCCGGTATCCTGCTGATTGCGATTGCAAGTGGTATATCCTATACGGCTTACCGCCTGTTTTTGGATAAGCAACGGGGGATAATTGAGCGGTTCCACTCCATGCCGATTTCGCGTTCCGCCGTGCTGTGGGGGCACGTGCTGACCTCGTTGGTATCCAACGCCATATCGGTTGTCGTCATCATTCTCGTAGCACTCATTATGGGCTTTCGCTCGTCGGCGGGGGGACTGTCTTGGCTTGCCGTAGCCGGCATACTCGTGCTGTTTACGCTGGCTTTGACTTGGGTCGCGGCGATTGCAGGACTGTCCGCGAAATCGGTGGAAGGTGCTAGCGTGTTTTCCTATCCGCTTATCTTTCTGCCGTTTATCAGTTCGGCCTTTGTGCCGACCGAAACGATGCCGTCAGTCGTACGCGCCTTTGCCGAAAACCAGCCGGTGACCTCTATCGTAGAAACCATCCGTGCATTATTGTCAAGTCAACCGGTAGGCAATGATATCTGGGTCGCTCTTGCGTGGTGCTTAGGGATACTGATCGTCGCATATTTATTTGCGGTGCGCGCATACAAACGGAAAGCTGCTTAATGTTTGCAGGCAATAAAATAATGATAGTGGTCAACAAAAACATCAAGTAAACGCCCCACCACCAGCGACGGCGTTACTTATTTGTCAAAGCGCTCGCTTCACCAGTTTTGCTCGTTGAGATTGATGCCGTCGCAGCGAAGTGATGTTCTATTACTCCTTTTATGTCAAGTAATGGGGAATAAAGATAACCAGGGAGCAGAATGCCACGGATGCCTGTTCCCTTTTTTTATTGAAGTAGGCGTCAAATCGTGGATGCCGTTAAGCTAACGGATAACGATAGCACAAAGCAGCGGCAGTCTAAGGCCTTATTTTCGAGTCCTAGTCCGCCGCTGTTTCTTTTTTTAGTGTCTGTCTAATACTCATTTTTAGAGGGTTACCGATTTACGTTTAATAACCGCATTAAATCAAGAATTCTAGTCAAAAAATTTATTTTCACTGGACAGCAGCACGTTGCAGGTCATCTCCGGACAAGCGGTTTGGAAACATAAGTTCAATACAGCCGGGCGGCAGATGAACTGCCGGCCTTCAACAACTACGTTCGGAAAATGATACGTTTTATGCCTCGTCCGATAAACTTGCCTTATAGTTGGTCCCGATCACTTCCGTAATCATTTCATGAAGCTTGACTACCGCATAATCGATAAATTCGCGGCCTTTCGCAGCACTTGCGAGTGTCGGCGCTCCGATGACGCCGTGTTTGGAAACGTCCTGCGTTTTCCACCCCGGCACGATCGGTCCTTTAATTGAAACGTGGCGGTTGTCGGTGAGCTGCGGCGACGGAAATTCGTCGGCCGCTTTCGCCATATCGACCAGGTCCGGGCGGAAAACAAGCATCAATGACGTTTCCAGCTCGCACGCGTGGAACACCCCATACTCGCCCGATTGCTGCACTTTAGCGAGAATGTCGCTCCAGAACGAGGTGAACCACCAGTCGAACACATACACTTCCATATCGTGCTTGATCCGCAGATCGCGGCTGAGCACATTCAGCAGATCGGTGTTGCCGCCGTGGCTGTTCATGAGCAGCACTTTGCCGAATCCGTGCGCGCGGATCGATCCGCACAAGTCGTCCACCATATTGTACATCGTCGTCGTCGAGAAGGTCAGCGTGCCCGGGAAATCGAGATGTTCGTTGCTTTTGCCGACAGGAATAAGGGGCGTAAGCAGCACTTCATGACTTGGAAACGTTACCCGCTGCTCCAATTCGCCGAGCAGGCTTCCCAAAATGATGGAATCCGTTCCGACCGGAAGATGCGCCCCGTGCTGTTCGGTGGCGCCAATCGGGACGATGACGAGCGAGCGCTCTTTGTCAATCGCAGCAATTTCCTTTGTCGTACAGTTGCTCCATTGGCGGATCATGCCATCAGCTCCTTTAAGTGGATTGAATGTCGGCGCCGGAATGACGCCCATGCTTTCATACCGTGCGAGCTCACTTGCCCGCCTTTACATTACCCGCTTTTCCTTCTTGGACAGCTTGCCTGCCTTACGAGATACATTATAAGAGTAAATGACCAAGCCGAGAACCGTTGCCACGTAAGGAACGGTGGAAATAAGCTCCGCCGGTATTTTCAGCAGCTGCAGCGCATTGGAGAGCGCTTCGGCGAAGCCGAACAGGAACGAGGTGATCGTCGTTCCGACCGTCGTGCTTCTGCCCATCGATTCCGCGGCAAGCGCGATCCAACCCCTGCCGGCCGTCATGTTCCGGGTGAACAGCGAAAGGTAACCCATCGACATATAAGCACCGCCAAGACTTGCGAACAGGCCGCTGAGCAGCAGCGCGATATATTGAATCTTCTTCACTTTAATGCCGACCGATTCGGCCGCGTGCCGGTTTTCGCCGACGGCCCTTATTTGCAGGCCGAGCGGCGTGCGGCTCAGCATATAATAGACAGCTGCGGCCAGCAGAATCGAGACGTAAGTGAGCACATGATGTCCCGACACGATCGGTCCGATGACGGGAATTTTTTCAACGAGCGGAATATGAATGGATGGGAGCACCTTGCTTGCCAGCGAGGAGGAAGTTCCTTTGTCCCCGGTCAGCATGAACAGCACGAATACCGTTCCCCCGATGCAAACGCGTTAATCGCAATCCCGCCCAGGATGAGGTGCGTCTTGAACTGGAGCGTGAAAAAAGCGAGAATGCCCGCCAGCAGCACGCCCGAGACCGCTGCGCACAGCAGCCCGAGCCACGCGCTTCCCGTATAAGCGCTTAAGAGCACTCCCGTCAGCGCGGATGTGAGCATGATGCCTTCCAATCCGATATTCACAATGCCCGCCCGGCTGGAAATGAGCGCCCCCAAAGCCGCAAGCAGAATCGGCGTCGTAACCCGGAGAACGGAAAAAGCAAAGTCGGTCGTCAGGATGACCGCGAGAAAATCATGCATGCTTTTGCGCCTCCTTGAGCAGCATTCTGTTTTTCCAGAACTTGAGGAACTGATCGGCTGAGACGAGCAGCAGAATGACTGCCTGCACGATCGAGATCATTTCGGCGGGAACGTCGGAGTACCGGGACATCATGTCCGCTCCGACCCGTATGTACGCAAGAAAAAGCGCCGATCCGATGACGCCGAGCGGATTGTTCTTCGCCAGCATGGCGACGAGCGCTCCGTCCAGGCCGTAACCCGGCAGCGCATTCCATTGAAACCGGTTGTACATCCCGAGCACTTCAACCGATCCTCCAATACCGGCAGCGAGGCCCGCAAGCAGATGCACAAAGATGATCACTTTGGCGGTTTTGATTCCCGAGTATTCGGCGAACTCCCGGTTCGCTCCGGTCATGCGCAGTTCATAACCCCACCGGGTTTTGTACATAAAGTAATGACCCGCGACGATGCAGCCGAGCGCGATAATAAGGCCGGTATGAATCCGGGTTCCGGGGACGATCCTGCTCAGCAGCGCGGTCGGATCGAACTTGAATGAAGCGGTCTGAAACGCGGCCGCATCCCGAAGCTTGTAATTGAGCAAATATTGGCCGACGCCGTAAAGAATGCTGTTGAACATGAGCGACGTAACCAGCTCGTTCGCATTCCATTTTGCTTTCAGAAAACCGGTAACCGCCGATATTAAAGCCCCGACGATTCCTCCCAGCACGATCGCGGCGACCGGATGAAGGAAGCCGCCCAGACTGAAATGAATGGCAACGGCGGCCGCCGTCAATCCCGAGAAGTAAAAGATGCCTTCCGCGCCCAGGTTGAACATGTTCATCTTAAACAGCAGCGACAGAGCAAGGCCCGTAAACATGAGCGGAATGGCCATCTCGACGATGTTTCCCGCATGCGACATGGAAGACAGAGGTTCATATAAAAAAATAAAAATGGTTTCCAGTGGCTTGCTGCTCACAAAGGAAATCATAATAAACGTAAGAAGCAGCGCAATCAATACGACTGCGGCAGTCCGTACGAATTCGAAATGTTTGGACTTAATCATTGACGGCCCCCCTGACCTCGTCCTGTCTCTTGATGCCGAGCATATAAAGTCCCAGCTCCTGTTCCGTTATTTCGGACGGTTTGTCGAAATGGGCAACGATCTCGCCTTCATACATCACGAGCAAGCTGTCGCTCAGCTCCAAAATTTCATTCAAATCGGCGGAAATGAGCAAAATCGCACATCCGCTGCTCCTCAGCTCCAGCAGCTTGCGGTGAATGAGCTGCGCCGCCCCGACATCGACGCCCCGCGTCGGCTGCTCGGCGATGAGCAGCTGCGGGTCGGTCGAGCTTTCCCTGGCGACGACGACTTTCTGCATGTTGCCGCCGGACAGCATGCCGATTTCCTGGGTTGGACCCGACGTTTTAATTTGGAAATCGGCAATTTGCGATTCCGTCAGCCTCATCATCTTCGTCCGTTTCAGCCAGCCGAATCGGCTCCATTCTTTATGCTTGTACCGGGTCGAAATCAGATTGTCGAGTATGCTCGCCTCGCGTGCCGTTCCCTGCCTCATCCGGTCTTCGGGAATGTACGAGACGCCAAGGCCGCGGATCGCTTCAATATCGAGCTTGCCGACCGCAGTCCCGTTCACCTCAACGGTGCCGCTGTCGCCCTCAAGCCGGCCCGTAACGGCTTCCACCAGCTGTGATTGTCCGTTGCCTTCGACGCCGGCAATGCCGACGATTTCTCCTTTGCGGATCGACAGCCGGATGCGGCTTAAGATCGGCTTGCCCTGTTTGGTGCTGCAGGTGAAGTCGTCGATCTGCAGCACTTTTTCTCCCGGCTGCCGGCTGGTCTTCTCGTATTTCAGCACGACGTCGCGTCCGACCATCAACCTGGAAATCTCCTGCTCGGACACTTCACTGATGTCGAATATGCCTTCCGTTCTGCCGCTGCGCATAATCGTGATGCGATCGCAAATCGCCTTCACTTCTTTCAGCTTGTGGGAAATAAATACAACCGTATGGCCGCTTTCCTTCAGCAGCTTCAGCTGTCCGAACAGCTCCTCGGTTTCCTGGGGAGTGAGCACGGCCGTCGGCTCGTCGAGAATAAGAATGCGGGCGCCTCTTACGAGCGCCTTCAAAATTTCAACCTTTTGCTTCATCCCGACCGACAGATTTTCCACCTTCTCCGCAGGATCGACCTGCAGGTTGTACTTGGCGGAATACTCCTTGGTCAGCCTGACGGCTTCGCGATAATCGATCGCAATCCCTTTCTTCGGCTCCATCCCCAGCACCATGTTCTCCGCAACGGTAAACGAGTTGACAAGCATGAAATGCTGATGCACCATGCCGATGCCGAGCGCGATCGCATCCTGCGGGGTGTGCAGCTTGACTTTATTGCCTCTGAGATAAATGTCGCCCTCGCTCGGCTCTTCCATGCCGAACATCATCTTCATCAAGGTCGATTTGCCGGCGCCGTTCTCCCCGGCAACGGCATGAATTTCCCCGTCGTACAACGAAAAATGAACATTCTGGTTCGCAACGACTCCATTCGGGTACACCTTCGTAATATTCCGCATTTCAAGCAAAGCGTCTGCCATTGTGAAGCCATCCCCCCCTTATGCCGGTACCAAACGGAAAGATTTGACGGAAAAAAGGAAATTCCGAAGAATCTCCTCTTTTCGTCAAATCTTGCGGACGTTACGGTTTAACGGAATTGCGGATTTGCTCGATCGCGGAAGTTTCCATGCTGTTCGCATCGTCGACGGTAATTTCTTTGTTCAGCAGCTTTTGCTTAATTTCGTCGATTTTTCCTT carries:
- a CDS encoding ABC transporter permease subunit, producing MHDFLAVILTTDFAFSVLRVTTPILLAALGALISSRAGIVNIGLEGIMLTSALTGVLLSAYTGSAWLGLLCAAVSGVLLAGILAFFTLQFKTHLILGGIAINAFASGERYSCCSC
- a CDS encoding IS110 family transposase, producing the protein MDVLIERACGLDVHKKSITACVMTPEGKEIKTFRTHTVFLLDLIDWIKQHRCTHVDMESTGVYWKPIVNLLEAEEIQFLVVNAQHIKAVPGRKTDVKDAEWICNLLRHGLLKPSYIPDRNQRELRELVRYRRSLIQERSREHNRVQKVLEGANIKLAAVVSDIMGVSSRDMMGAMIEGEEDPEKLAAFARRTLKKKKEELELALRGNMSAHQRIMLKTMLTHVDFLNEQILELDTEVAKRLDPFQQDIERLDTIPGIGRRTAEQILAEVGTDVGSRFPSAPNLCSWAGLVPGQNESAGKRKSSKTRKGNKYLRAALIEVAHSVCRSDNYLGAQYRRIAARKGRHRAAVAVAHSIMTIVYYVLTRKEDYKDLGSHYFEQRQQEAIVRQAVRKLENLGFQVALFNSEAS
- a CDS encoding DUF1048 domain-containing protein is translated as MRIRDIIEGKKEWRAHVARVKALPQDYQIVYKEIQKYLFKVGPVELTDGTGLLSGIIDLFEEGAALGKGVLEVTGSDVAAFCDDLIKDSKTYADIYQESVDQEVNKAMKKVTDKTK
- a CDS encoding creatininase family protein gives rise to the protein MIRQWSNCTTKEIAAIDKERSLVIVPIGATEQHGAHLPVGTDSIILGSLLGELEQRVTFPSHEVLLTPLIPVGKSNEHLDFPGTLTFSTTTMYNMVDDLCGSIRAHGFGKVLLMNSHGGNTDLLNVLSRDLRIKHDMEVYVFDWWFTSFWSDILAKVQQSGEYGVFHACELETSLMLVFRPDLVDMAKAADEFPSPQLTDNRHVSIKGPIVPGWKTQDVSKHGVIGAPTLASAAKGREFIDYAVVKLHEMITEVIGTNYKASLSDEA
- a CDS encoding ABC transporter permease, encoding MLTGDKGTSSSLASKVLPSIHIPLVEKIPVIGPIVSGHHVLTYVSILLAAAVYYMLSRTPLGLQIRAVGENRHAAESVGIKVKKIQYIALLLSGLFASLGGAYMSMGYLSLFTRNMTAGRGWIALAAESMGRSTTVGTTITSFLFGFAEALSNALQLLKIPAELISTVPYVATVLGLVIYSYNVSRKAGKLSKKEKRVM
- a CDS encoding ABC transporter permease; its protein translation is MIKSKHFEFVRTAAVVLIALLLTFIMISFVSSKPLETIFIFLYEPLSSMSHAGNIVEMAIPLMFTGLALSLLFKMNMFNLGAEGIFYFSGLTAAAVAIHFSLGGFLHPVAAIVLGGIVGALISAVTGFLKAKWNANELVTSLMFNSILYGVGQYLLNYKLRDAAAFQTASFKFDPTALLSRIVPGTRIHTGLIIALGCIVAGHYFMYKTRWGYELRMTGANREFAEYSGIKTAKVIIFVHLLAGLAAGIGGSVEVLGMYNRFQWNALPGYGLDGALVAMLAKNNPLGVIGSALFLAYIRVGADMMSRYSDVPAEMISIVQAVILLLVSADQFLKFWKNRMLLKEAQKHA
- a CDS encoding DeoR/GlpR family DNA-binding transcription regulator; this translates as MFAEERREKILALLNEEKRVMVKDLAEKFKVSIDSIRRDLSIMEDQGLLKKTHGGAIPSTKVRQAPPPPEIRYGEGTPQGNAIAKLAVSYIRESDTVFIGSGSLSYVLLKHLPEQLPITIVTNSMRVADALRERQWIETFLIGGRVKPSGNITDVLATEFIRLFKFDVSFVTGGGISEEGIFVATPEVGAFGRAVSAASRRRIGIATHHSLGNEGFAKAGRIEDLDLLITDEDADPEAIDRIQALGVKVIVAQLEGK
- a CDS encoding NIPSNAP family protein, whose protein sequence is MFYRRKFYIVKNEFVDIFNAHFNETNLPNQIKHGARLVGRWMIPSNKSTTEIFAIWEYDSYEKYKEIETMVRGDSEHIDRINKWYEKNGGRDYVYKEYILEVKNEQIFSTLIMNEFSNHEVQFWLKN
- a CDS encoding PadR family transcriptional regulator → MLKGVLEGCVLDIISRKETYGYEITRRLNALGFTDVVEGTVYTILIRLEKNKLVEITKKPSDMGPPRKFFTINDAGREELRRFWEKWEFVSSKINDLKEKKQ
- a CDS encoding ABC transporter ATP-binding protein, which translates into the protein MEKVIEVKGLRKSFKDTEVLKGIDFEVKRGEIFALLGSNGAGKTTFVRILTTLLKQDGGTATVNGFDVASKPENVRHAISLTGQFAAVDEILTGRENLIMIAKLRHLKHPRHVADDLLNRFGLNDAADRRVSTYSGGMRRRLDIAMSLIGKPQLIFLDEPTTGLDPEARIEAWKIVKELADDGTTVFLTTQYLDEAEQLADRIAILHKGRIIANGTLEELKKLFPPTKTEYVEKQPSLEEIFLAIIGKKEGE
- a CDS encoding ABC transporter permease — translated: MNEHFFSDMSVMLGRSMRHILRSMDTIFTVCITPIAMMLLFVYVFGGAIQSGMDNYVNYLLPGILLIAIASGISYTAYRLFLDKQRGIIERFHSMPISRSAVLWGHVLTSLVSNAISVVVIILVALIMGFRSSAGGLSWLAVAGILVLFTLALTWVAAIAGLSAKSVEGASVFSYPLIFLPFISSAFVPTETMPSVVRAFAENQPVTSIVETIRALLSSQPVGNDIWVALAWCLGILIVAYLFAVRAYKRKAA
- a CDS encoding DUF1048 domain-containing protein, which codes for MNFWEKITGSDMTKELKTFESRAKKLPADYQAAWEKINANLWPHSDFTGRNLMPILDGVLGLLEETAADGQSVQEVLGDDIKGFCSALAGEAGAKSFRDKWREQLNNNIAKKLGK